Within Flavobacterium pisciphilum, the genomic segment GACCCTTAGATAAATACACTTTCAAAAAAAGACATTTTTTGTTGGAGTGATAAAAAACTTGTTAACTTTATATTTATAAAATATAACCTATTTTGAAAATGGAAAAAATCGAGCATATTAATTACATCAAAGCTCCCATTGCAGATGTTTACAAAGTACTAACAACACAAGCAGGACTCGGTGCCGTTTGGACTGAGGAACTAACTGTTAAGCCTGAATTGGGTTTTGTCAATGAGTTTGGTTTTGGAGATAATGATATCACAAAAATGAAAGTGATGGAATTATCACCTAACAAAAGAATACTCTGGGAATGTATAGAATCAGATCCTGAATGGGTAAAAACAGGGATTTCATTCGACTTAAGCGAGAAAAACGGAGTAACATCTGTTGTTCTCAAACATTTTGATTGGCGTGAATTAACTGAATTTTACCAATGGTGCAATTACAATTGGGCTATGTTCTTATTAAGTCTGAAGAGTTACTGCGAAGATGGTCAAGGAACTCCTTATCAAAAACGAAAATTCTAGTACTTACATTCAAATGGATTGTATACTTAACTCTTATCATAAAAAAATGCCTCTAGATTAAGAGGCATTTTTTGTTTTTAAATGTTTTTCAAAGTCTAGACCTTTGGGAATATTGTTTTATTTCAAAGCGTCAATTTGAGCATTTACTTCTGCTTCTGTACCTTTAAATACCTTTCTATCAACTTTTCCACTTACAGTAGTTATAACTGTCCCGACAACCTGACCATTTATGTTTACAATTTCAACACGAACTCCATCTGTTTTGGTATATTTTGTTGTATCAAAACAATCGGTTCTTTTATGAAGGTATTTCCCGTTTGCATCATAATTAGCTAAACATTTTGCTGTCTCTTCTGGGCTACATCCTTTTTCCTTACACATTTGTGCACATTCTTCTCTTGTCATAGTCGCCATTTTTGAACTATCACATTTTGAGTGTCCTCCATGCATTTCTGTTTTTGCACAGCAAGAACCTCCTTCATTCATTCCTGAAGCAGCATGCCCATCTCCTAATATTGGGGCAATTACCAATCCTATCAAACAAGTTAGTTTTATCAAAATATTCATTGATGGTCCCGATGTATCTTTAAACGGATCTCCAACTGTATCTCCCGTTACCGCCGCTTTGTGTGCATCCGAGCCTTTATAGGTCATTTCTCCATTAATAAGCACTCCTGCCTCAAAAGATTTTTTGGCATTATCCCAAGCTCCTCCAGCATTATTTTGGAAAACTGCCCAAAGAACTCCCGAAACGGTAACTCCTGCCATATAACCTCCCAGCATTTCGGCGATTAGTTGATTGTTACTTCCGTAAACCAATTTCCCTAAAAGTACAATTGCAATAGGAAAGCCTATTGTTAAGATTCCAGGTAACATCATTTCACGTAAAGCTGCTTTAGTAGAAATATCTACACATTTTGCATATTCTGGTTTTCCTGTTCCTTCCATTATTCCAGGAATTTCTCTAAACTGGCGACGTACTTCATAAACCATATCCATTGCTGCTTTTCCTACTGAATTCATAGCTAAAGCTGAGAAAACTACAGGAATCATTCCTCCCACAAAAAGCATTGCCAAAACTGGTGCTTTAAAAATATTAATTCCATCAATTCCAGTAAAAGTTACATAGGCTGCAAACAACGCTAATGAGGTTAATGCTGCCGAAGCAATTGCAAATCCTTTTCCTGTAGCAGCAGTAGTATTTCCTACTGAATCTAATATATCTGTTCTAGTACGTACTTCTTTTGGTAATTCGCTCATTTCAGCGATTCCTCCTGCATTATCCGATATTGGTCCAAAAGCATCAATTGCCAATTGCATTGCTGTTGTTGCCATCATTGCCGATGCTGCTAATGCTACTCCATAAAATCCTGCCAACGCATAAGATGCCCAAATTGCAGCAGCAAATAAAAGCACAGTAGGAAATGTAGAAATCATTCCTGTTGCCAATCCTGCAATTACATTTGTTCCAGCACCTGTACTTGATTTTTGTACAATTGCTAATACTGGTTTTGTTCCCAATCCTGTATAATATTCTGTAACCGAAGAAATTGCTCCTCCTACAATTAACCCAACAATCGTAGCATAAAATACTCTTATTGAAGAGATATCTCTAGAACCTTCTCCAAAGAAACTCATCGTCATAGTCTCTGGAAGCATATATTTTACTAAGAAGTAACAAGCTATTGCTGTTAAAACAATCGAAACCCAGTTTCCTATATTCAATGCTTTTTGCACTTGTGCTTCCTTTGCATTATCATCAGATATCTTCACCAATGTTGTTCCTATAATAGAGAATAAAATCCCGAAACCTGCAATTGCCATTGGCAACAAAATTGGACCTATACCTCCAAAAGCATCCTGAATGTTTCCACCCATATCTTTTATCACATAATTACCAAGAACCATTGCGGCCAAAACTGTTGCCACATACGATCCGAATAAATCGGCTCCCATTCCTGCAACGTCTCCAACATTGTCTCCAACATTATCTGCAATTGTAGCTGGATTACGCGGGTCATCTTCTGGAATTCCAGCTTCTACTTTACCAACTAAATCGGCACCTACATCGGCAGCTTTGGTATAAATACCTCCTCCAACTCTTGCAAACAGTGCTATTGATTCAGCTCCTAAAGAAAACCCTGCTAATGTTTCAAGAACCTTAGTCATATCTTCAGATGAAGTCCAAACTCCATTCATGAATACTTGAAAAAATACTATAAAAAAACCGGTTAACCCTAAAACAGCTAATCCGGCAACTCCTAATCCCATAACGGTTCCACCGCCGAAAGATACTTTTAATGCTTGTGGCAAACTAGTTCTTGCGGCTTGTGTAGTTCTAACATTTGTTTTGGTTGCTATTTTCATCCCCATATTTCCAGCTAATGCTGAAA encodes:
- a CDS encoding SRPBCC family protein, yielding MEKIEHINYIKAPIADVYKVLTTQAGLGAVWTEELTVKPELGFVNEFGFGDNDITKMKVMELSPNKRILWECIESDPEWVKTGISFDLSEKNGVTSVVLKHFDWRELTEFYQWCNYNWAMFLLSLKSYCEDGQGTPYQKRKF
- a CDS encoding sodium-translocating pyrophosphatase, producing the protein MNAFMIYLPIVMAIIGLLFMAIKRTWVLKQDAGDGKMKAISDHIYEGALAFLKAEYRLLTFFVIGASIALAGISFIVPTTHILIVVAFIFGAFFSALAGNMGMKIATKTNVRTTQAARTSLPQALKVSFGGGTVMGLGVAGLAVLGLTGFFIVFFQVFMNGVWTSSEDMTKVLETLAGFSLGAESIALFARVGGGIYTKAADVGADLVGKVEAGIPEDDPRNPATIADNVGDNVGDVAGMGADLFGSYVATVLAAMVLGNYVIKDMGGNIQDAFGGIGPILLPMAIAGFGILFSIIGTTLVKISDDNAKEAQVQKALNIGNWVSIVLTAIACYFLVKYMLPETMTMSFFGEGSRDISSIRVFYATIVGLIVGGAISSVTEYYTGLGTKPVLAIVQKSSTGAGTNVIAGLATGMISTFPTVLLFAAAIWASYALAGFYGVALAASAMMATTAMQLAIDAFGPISDNAGGIAEMSELPKEVRTRTDILDSVGNTTAATGKGFAIASAALTSLALFAAYVTFTGIDGINIFKAPVLAMLFVGGMIPVVFSALAMNSVGKAAMDMVYEVRRQFREIPGIMEGTGKPEYAKCVDISTKAALREMMLPGILTIGFPIAIVLLGKLVYGSNNQLIAEMLGGYMAGVTVSGVLWAVFQNNAGGAWDNAKKSFEAGVLINGEMTYKGSDAHKAAVTGDTVGDPFKDTSGPSMNILIKLTCLIGLVIAPILGDGHAASGMNEGGSCCAKTEMHGGHSKCDSSKMATMTREECAQMCKEKGCSPEETAKCLANYDANGKYLHKRTDCFDTTKYTKTDGVRVEIVNINGQVVGTVITTVSGKVDRKVFKGTEAEVNAQIDALK